From Rutidosis leptorrhynchoides isolate AG116_Rl617_1_P2 chromosome 3, CSIRO_AGI_Rlap_v1, whole genome shotgun sequence, a single genomic window includes:
- the LOC139900713 gene encoding serine carboxypeptidase-like 13, protein MEVKNKMQMHFIILVFILQSHISYSKSPVKNLPGVSGELPFTLETGYVGVGKDEEVQLFYYFVESERSPKNDPLLLYLTGGPGTSGILPFLYQIGPLSFRYTNDSRSDVKLEPNPYSWTKMSNVIFIDLPVGTGFSYAKTRESSISSDSLVVTHAYDFVRKWLMDHPTFLRNPLYVTGISYMGLIIPRVASKIYHGNEHGVQPKLNFKGYLIVNPLTDKFIDFNSRYEFANRASLIEDEIYKPAKKYCKGKFIYVDPNNTLCLNSLLPLNESIARINIPHILEPLCDRSDPKVFCRESIYAFANTWGNDKSVRLALHIRKGTVDNFQFTNTSIRALFGKPDTIYYSHDIFSSVAYHKQLVTKTCHALIINGDQDMTFPYVGTKKWIKSLNLKLESPWKPWFVGTQVAGYQKTYSKANYSLKYATIKGAGHSVAMYKPEETMVIVDSWLASHTNSRILRFILLTVIHVS, encoded by the exons ATGGAGGTAAAAAACAAAATGCAGATGCATTTTATAATTCTCGTGTTCATACTACAATCACACATTTCATATTCCAAATCACCCGTTAAAAATCTCCCTGGCGTTTCCGGCGAACTTCCGTTCACTTTAGAAACCGG GTACGTTGGAGTAGGGAAAGATGAAGAAGTGCAATTGTTTTACTACTTTGTTGAGTCTGAAAGAAGCCCAAAAAATGATCCGTTGCTACTTTATCTCACCGGTGGTCCCGGAACTTCCGGCATTCTTCCCTTCCTCTATCAAATCG GCCCGCTTAGTTTCAGATATACTAACGATTCTAGAAGTGATGTAAAATTGGAACCGAACCCGTATTCATGGACAAAG ATGTCGAATGTTATATTCATAGATTTACCGGTTGGTACCGGATTTTCTTATGCCAAAACAAGGGAATCATCGATTAGTAGTGATTCGCTTGTTGTTACTCATGCGTACGATTTTGTAAGAAAG TGGCTTATGGATCATCCTACGTTTCTCAGGAATCCGTTGTACGTTACAGGAATTTCTTATATGGGACTTATTATTCCTAGAGTCGCCTCAAAGATATATCATG GCAATGAACATGGGGTTCAACCAAAGTTGAACTTCAAG GGCTACTTGATTGTGAACCCTCTTACCGATAAGTTCATAGATTTTAATTCAAGATATGAGTTTGCTAATCGAGCTTCACTTATAGAAGATGAGATTTACAAG CCAGCGAAAAAATACTGTAAGGGTAAATTCATATATGTAGATCCAAATAACACTTTGTGTTTGAATAGCCTTCTACCCTTAAATGAG AGCATAGCTCGAATTAATATACCACACATATTAGAGCCACTTTGTGATAGATCTGATCCCAAAGTATTTTGTCGA GAATCCATTTATGCATTCGCAAATACTTGGGGAAACGATAAATCAGTTCGACTAGCTCTCCACATTCGTAAG GGAACAGTAGATAATTTTCAGTTTACGAACACAAGCATTCGAGCGTTATTTGGGAAGCCAGACACCATATACTACTCCCATGATATCTTTAGTAGTGTGGCCTACCATAAACAACTTGTTACCAAAACCTGCCATGCTTTGATCATCAA TGGTGATCAAGATATGACATTTCCGTATGTGGGCACAAAGAAATGGATAAAGAGTCTTAACCTTAAACTCGAGAGTCCATGGAAACCGTGGTTCGTTGGTACTCAAGTCGCTGG ATATCAAAAGACATACTCAAAGGCCAACTACTCTTTGAAATATGCGACCATTAAG GGTGCAGGTCATTCAGTGGCAATGTACAAGCCTGAAGAAACCATGGTGATTGTTGACTCATGGCTTGCTTCTCATACCAATTCCAGAATTCTTAGATTCATACTATTAACAGTGATTCATGTGAGCTAA
- the LOC139900714 gene encoding uncharacterized protein, giving the protein MFESNKNATVGERLKTNNSTTSTSWNWSRAPNGRSLTELTELNNLVSTISLSNKPDTWKWNLDQSGIFTTKALAAILDNLKLHTPSSTIKTPRNKLIPQKINIFIWRVLYGRIPTRVELDKRGVDLDFILCPLCNLHIESIEHILFQCTFTSNVWESILQWWNLPTDIFTNLRDITLNDQPFTASQNGANMASH; this is encoded by the coding sequence ATGTTTGAATCAAACAAAAACGCCACGGTTGGGGAAAGACTCAAGACAAACAACTCAACGACATCCACTTCATGGAACTGGTCCCGAGCACCTAATGGCCGGAGCCTCACCGAATTAACAGAGCTAAATAATCTTGTATCAACCATCAGTCTCTCCAATAAGCCTGATACCTGGAAATGGAATTTAGATCAATCCGGCATTTTTACAACAAAAGCTTTAGCTGCAATTCTAGACAACCTAAAACTTCATACACCGTCCTCCACCATTAAGACACCAAGGAATAAACTCATACCCCAAAAAATTAACATCTTCATTTGGAGAGTTCTATACGGGAGAATCCCGACACGTGTAGAACTAGACAAAAGAGGCGTTGATCTCGACTTCATCCTCTGCCCACTATGCAACCTACACATAGAGTCTATTGAACACATATTATTCCAATGCACGTTTACATCAAACGTCTGGGAATCAATTCTACAATGGTGGAACCTCCCAACCGACATCTTCACCAATCTCCGTGACATAACCTTAAATGATCAGCCCTTCACCGCGTCACAAAATGGTGCTAACATGGCAAGCCATTAA